One stretch of Oncorhynchus gorbuscha isolate QuinsamMale2020 ecotype Even-year linkage group LG21, OgorEven_v1.0, whole genome shotgun sequence DNA includes these proteins:
- the trip6 gene encoding thyroid receptor-interacting protein 6 has product MSGPTWLPPRTLGSPERTVHQMSHSGPAMYRQPPMKVSSDPRPKYGVYDQKGGGGGLATRYMATGPTGGPMQHQEDTGFHPKSNDHYYQPPSHGLKEDRSWNPHMDSYELMHRGPEKPSGHHSNLDAEIDSLTCMLADLDSHPQNSTQLYDNVPYNKHISGDHYKPSTQPGALSQGRPSMGYPPQSQYHPAPPYPSDPHQVPQYSPQPDYTYAQVSKPYPQPVPASYTTSSTPTGPRFSVQVKTAQPVTYSQTGRQAEQAYTPPPPHQHSSRPPPQNQTGPQGWYPPHPASQAQELHSDGGYKEIPGGSRGRGNQGPTPKRGLENHQPGSREAPSPAYQPSKGSAAPRQEEELDRLTKKLVYDMNHPPTEEYFGRCARCGDNVLGDGSGCIAMEQVFHVECFTCITCHARLRGQPFYALDKKSYCESCYISTLERCSKCSKPILDRILRAMGKAYHPRCFNCVVCGCCLDGVPFTVDATSQIHCIDDFHRKFAPRCSVCGQAIMPEPGQEETVRIVALDRSFHVNCYVCEECGLLLSSEGEGRGCYPLDGHILCKGCSARRIQDLSAKISTDC; this is encoded by the exons ATGTCTGGTCCCACCTGGCTGCCGCCAAGGACTCTGGGTAGCCCAGAGAGAACTGTTCATCAGATGTCCCACTCCGGGCCAGCCATGTACAGACAGCCGCCCATGAAGGTCTCCTCGGACCCCCGGCCCAAGTATGGGGTCTATGACCagaaaggaggtggaggaggcctGGCCACTAGGTACATGGCTACTGGACCCACAg GTGGACCCATGCAGCACCAAGAGGACACAGGGTTTCACCCTAAATCTAACGACCACTACTACCAACCACCTTCCCACGGGCTCAAAGAAGACCGGTCCTGGAACCCTCACATGGACAGCTATGAGCTAATG CATCGTGGACCTGAGAAGCCAAGTGGACACCACTCCAACCTCGATGCAGAGATTGACTCTCTCACCTGCATGCTGGCCGATCTGGACAGCCATCCACAGAACAGCACACAG CTGTACGATAACGTGCCTTACAACAAACACATCTCAGGGGACCACTACAAACCCTCAACCCAGCCAGGAGCACTCTCTCAGGGCAGGCCGTCCATGGGTTACCCCCCCCAGTCCCAGTACCATCCAGCACCCCCTTACCCCAGTGATCCCCACCAGGTTCCCCAGTACTCCCCCCAGCCAGACTACACCTACGCCCAGGTGTCCAAACCCTACCCTCAGCCCGTCCCTGCCTCCTATACCACCTCTTCCACCCCTACTGGCCCGAGGTTCAGCGTCCAGGTCAAAACAGCCCAGCCTGTCACCTACTCCCAAACTGGTAGACAAGCCGAGCAGGCTTACACCCCTCCTCCGCCCCACCAGCACTCCTCGCGCCCCCCACCCCAGAACCAGACGGGCCCCCAGGGCTGGTACCCTCCCCATCCCGCATCCCAAGCCCAGGAGCTGCACTCTGATGGGGGCTACAAGGAGATCCCCGGGGGGTCTAGAGGGCGAGGGAACCAGGGCCCCACGCCCAAGAGAGGCCTGGAGAATCACCAACCAGGTTCAAGAGAGGCCCCAAGTCCCGCCTATCAGCCCAGCAAG GGGTCAGCAGCTCCGAGGCAAGAGGAGGAATTGGACCGGCTCACTAAGAAGTTGGTGTACGACATGAATCACCCACCTACAGAGGAATACTTTG GTCGCTGTGCGCGTTGCGGTGACAATGTGCTTGGCGACGGCAGTGGCTGTATCGCCATGGAGCAGGTGTTCCACGTGGAGTGTTTCACCTGCATCACCTGCCACGCCCGTCTCCGGGGGCAACCCTTCTACGCCCTGGACAAGAAGAGCTACTGCGAAAGCTGTTACATT AGTACCCTAGAGCGCTGCTCTAAGTGCTCCAAACCCATCTTGGACCGTATCCTGCGGGCCATGGGAAAGGCCTACCACCCGCGCTGCTTCAACTGTGTGGTGTGTGGCTGCTGCCTGGACGGGGTTCCCTTCACTGTGGACGCCACCTCCCAGATTCACTGCATAGATGACTTCCACAG GAAGTTTGCCCCCCGCTGCTCAGTGTGTGGCCAGGCCATCATGCCCGAACCGGGACAGGAGGAGACCGTCAGGATAGTGGCGCTGGACCGCAGCTTCCACGTCAACTGCTACGTGTGTGAG GAGTGTGGTCTGCTCCTGTCCTCCGAGGGTGAGGGGCGAGGTTGTTACCCCCTGGATGGTCACATCCTGTGTAAGGGCTGCAGCGCCCGCCGCATCCAGGACCTTTCCGCCAAAATCTCCACTGACTGCTAA
- the sst5 gene encoding somatostatin-1 isoform X2 → MLCSQLQVLLVALSASVFLARVSAAPHRDMLAELLRADTTKGNEDLSRTLLLKMMSDLMSTAVGENEVLPDLEEALGVREEVVRQLPLSHRERKAGCRNFFWKTFTSC, encoded by the exons ATGCTGTGCTCCCAACTGCAGGTGTTACTGGTGGCTCTATCTGCCTCAGTGTTTCTGGCGAGGGTCAGCGccgctccacacagagacatgcTAGCTGAACTACTGAGAGCAGATACAACCAAGGGCAACGAG GATCTCTCCCGCACCCTCCTGCTGAAGATGATGTCGGACCTGATGAGCACAGCCGTGGGGGAGAACGAGGTCCTACCAGACCTGGAGGAGGCACTCggggtgagggaggaggtggTGCGCCAGCTACCCCTCTCCCATCGGGAACGCAAGGCTGGATGCCGGAACTTCTTTTGGAAGACATTCACATCGTGTTAA
- the sst5 gene encoding uncharacterized protein sst5 isoform X1 — protein MGGVFRGPRCSGATTSPSPAPLSHSTQKAPSSSRSPAQTEPRQLSMTAAFLFPAADDSHQGDDSCVYENYVFSHNFSLTVTAKLHHQTHCSAADPTDSQHHLLPVLQEFGSTSKRPRNRRPNVTTPAQDLNIRLLHPWHRLSWQVSSMDLYVNAMEIVSLRSRAEAGGE, from the exons ATGGGAGGGGTCTTCAGGGGCCCGCGATGTTCAGGGGCTACAACTTCACCATCACCTGCTCCACTCAGCCACAGTACCCAGAAGGCTCCTTCCTCCTCACGTTCACCAGCTCAAACAGAACCCAGACAGCTGTCAATGACTGCTGCCTTCCTCTTCCCTGCTGCAGACGACTCCCACCAAGGGGACGACAGCTGTGTTTATGAGAATTATGTTTTCTCTCATAACTTCTCCCTCACTGTCACAG CCAAACTTCATCATCAGACACATTGTAGTGCTGCTGATCCTACTGACAGCCAACACCACCTCCTACCTGTACTTCAAG aatttggcagtacgtccaaacgGCCTCGCAACCGCAGACcaaatgtaaccacgccagcccaggacctcaacatccggcttcttcacccgTGGCATCGTCTGAGTTGGCAGGTGTCGAGCATGGATCTTTATGTCAATGCCATGGAGATCGTCTCTCTGCGCTCCAGAGCTGAAGCCGGAGGAGAGTAG
- the LOC124007995 gene encoding LOW QUALITY PROTEIN: scavenger receptor cysteine-rich type 1 protein M130-like (The sequence of the model RefSeq protein was modified relative to this genomic sequence to represent the inferred CDS: inserted 2 bases in 1 codon), whose product MAPDCLSFLSLFLLRSPGSKRQPPESVRLVDGAGFCSRRVEVKSSQSWASVCDXDFDRQDAEVVCGELGCGAPAALQQGLYGEGQGQTWDKEFQCKGNESLLLDCETSDGKNNNCLSGNAVGLTSSEVVYVRLVEGGSRCAGGVEDCGN is encoded by the exons ctgtctttctttcctctctctctttctcctcagatCTCCAGGCTCAAAGCGTCAGCCACCAG AGTCTGTGCGGCTTGTGGATGGAGCTGGGTTTTgctccagaagagtggaggtgaAGTCAAGTCAGTCCTGGGCCTCAGTGTGCGA TGACTTTGACCGGCAGGATGCAGAGGTAGTCTGCGGGGAGCTTGGCTGTGGGGCTCCTGCAGCTCTACAGCAGGGGCTCTATGGAGAAGGGCAGGGTCAGACCTGGGATAAAGAGTTCCAGTGTAAAGGCAATGAGTCCCTTCTCCTGGACTGTGAGACCTCAGACGGAAAAAATAACAACTGCCTATCTGGTAATGCTGTTGGACTCACCAGCTCAG AGGTTGTTTATgtgaggctggtggaaggaggcAGTCGCTGTGCTGGTGGAGTGGAGGACTGTGGGAACTGA